A genomic segment from Janthinobacterium sp. 64 encodes:
- the lpxB gene encoding lipid-A-disaccharide synthase translates to MASSADQGSGLPVANVAIVAGEVSGDLLASRLLSGLVPQLPGARFHGIGGEHMAKQGFVSDWPLDKLTVRGLFEIIPRYREIKGIQNALRDQLLAERPAVFIGADYPGFNLGLEQQLKEGGIPTVHYIGPQIWAWRGGRIKKIIKAVSHMLVIFPFEEEIYRKAGVPVTYVGHPLAEMIPLQPDEAAARRTLGLPQDANVVTLMPGSRMGELKYNTVAFVAACKLLLARDRSLRFVAPMAGEKQRQYFLQLIAQAGLQDVEILLTDGGSHTAICAADAVLVASGTASLEVALYKKPMVIAYKMMRASWEIMRHMGYQPWIGLPNILARDYLVPELLQNAASPEALAEAMWQQLSDVPGRLRLVQRFTDMHHSLLRDSARESANAVMQVIAANRN, encoded by the coding sequence GTGGCATCGTCCGCTGACCAGGGCAGCGGCCTGCCGGTCGCCAACGTCGCCATCGTCGCCGGCGAGGTGTCGGGCGACCTGCTGGCCAGCCGGCTGCTGTCCGGCCTCGTGCCGCAGCTGCCCGGCGCGCGCTTCCACGGCATCGGCGGCGAGCACATGGCCAAACAGGGCTTTGTGTCCGACTGGCCGCTCGACAAGCTGACCGTGCGCGGCCTGTTCGAGATCATTCCCCGCTACCGCGAAATCAAGGGCATCCAGAACGCGCTGCGCGACCAGTTGCTGGCCGAGCGTCCCGCCGTTTTCATCGGCGCCGACTATCCGGGTTTTAACCTGGGGCTGGAACAGCAGCTCAAGGAAGGCGGCATCCCCACCGTGCACTACATCGGGCCGCAGATATGGGCCTGGCGCGGTGGCCGCATCAAGAAAATCATCAAGGCCGTCTCGCATATGCTGGTGATCTTCCCCTTCGAGGAAGAGATCTACCGCAAGGCGGGCGTGCCCGTCACCTATGTCGGCCATCCGCTGGCCGAAATGATCCCCCTGCAGCCCGACGAAGCGGCCGCGCGCCGCACCCTGGGCTTGCCGCAAGACGCCAATGTCGTGACCCTGATGCCGGGCAGCCGCATGGGCGAACTCAAATACAATACGGTGGCGTTCGTGGCCGCCTGCAAGCTGCTGCTGGCGCGCGACCGCTCCCTGCGTTTCGTCGCACCCATGGCCGGCGAGAAGCAGCGCCAGTACTTCCTGCAATTGATAGCGCAAGCGGGCTTGCAGGACGTCGAGATACTGCTCACCGACGGCGGCTCGCACACGGCCATCTGCGCCGCCGATGCGGTATTGGTGGCGTCCGGCACGGCGTCGCTGGAAGTGGCGCTGTACAAGAAGCCGATGGTCATCGCCTACAAGATGATGCGCGCCTCGTGGGAAATCATGCGCCACATGGGCTACCAGCCGTGGATAGGGCTGCCAAACATCCTGGCACGCGACTACCTGGTGCCCGAGCTGCTGCAAAACGCGGCCAGCCCGGAAGCGCTGGCCGAGGCCATGTGGCAGCAGCTGAGCGACGTGCCGGGCCGTCTGCGCCTGGTGCAGCGCTTCACGGACATGCACCACAGCCTGCTGCGCGATAGCGCGCGCGAGAGCGCCAACGCCGTCATGCAAGTCATCGCCGCCAACCGCAATTAA
- the rnhB gene encoding ribonuclease HII has protein sequence MKNIYPGLFDDLPFSLDEIICGVDEAGRGPLAGPVFAAAVILDPHQPIDGLRDSKKLSEAKRDLLAPQIKAKALAWAIAEASEEEIDRLNILQASMLAMRRAVEALSTVPTLALIDGNRCPVMPIRGMAIVGGDDKVDSISAASILAKTARDAALVHLHAAYPEYCFDQHKGYGTKLHLERLHLHGASPVHRRSFAPVRNVIALFGAQEVVA, from the coding sequence GTGAAAAATATCTATCCCGGCCTGTTTGACGACTTGCCATTCTCGCTCGATGAAATCATCTGTGGCGTCGACGAGGCAGGGCGCGGTCCGCTGGCCGGCCCCGTGTTCGCCGCCGCCGTGATCCTCGACCCGCACCAGCCGATCGACGGCTTGCGCGATTCGAAAAAGCTCAGCGAAGCGAAACGCGACTTGCTGGCGCCGCAGATCAAGGCCAAGGCCCTGGCCTGGGCCATCGCCGAAGCGTCCGAAGAGGAAATCGACCGCCTGAACATTTTGCAGGCATCGATGCTGGCCATGCGCCGCGCCGTCGAGGCCTTGAGTACCGTGCCGACCCTGGCCCTGATCGACGGCAACCGCTGCCCCGTGATGCCGATACGCGGCATGGCCATCGTCGGTGGCGACGACAAGGTCGATTCGATTTCCGCCGCCTCGATCCTGGCCAAGACGGCGCGCGACGCGGCCCTGGTGCACCTGCATGCGGCCTATCCCGAGTACTGCTTCGACCAGCACAAGGGCTATGGCACCAAATTGCACCTGGAACGCCTGCACCTGCACGGCGCCTCGCCCGTGCACCGCCGCTCGTTCGCGCCCGTGCGCAACGTGATCGCCCTGTTTGGCGCGCAGGAGGTGGTGGCATGA
- a CDS encoding TrmH family RNA methyltransferase: MKTITSRDNAQYKELLKLAGSSQARRKSGRTLLDGVHLCQSYLQLRGMPEQCIVSESALRNPEVADIVGQLESQRAHVLGLPDALYHAVSQVEHGVGVMFLVETPERAVTQPLSVSAVLLDNLQDPGNVGSILRSAAAAGITQVYCSAGTAFCWSPKVLRAAMGAHFVLDIFENVDLAALVASATVATLATSGYATQQLYDVDLRQPVAWLFGHEGQGVAGDLLAMATHQVVIPHLGQIESLNVAACAAVCFFEQLRQGRT; encoded by the coding sequence ATGAAGACGATTACCTCGCGCGACAACGCGCAATACAAGGAGCTGCTGAAACTGGCGGGCAGTTCGCAGGCGCGCCGCAAGTCCGGCCGCACCTTGCTCGACGGCGTGCACCTGTGCCAGTCGTATCTGCAGCTGCGCGGCATGCCGGAGCAGTGCATCGTCAGCGAAAGCGCCTTGCGTAACCCGGAAGTGGCGGACATCGTCGGCCAGCTGGAAAGCCAGCGCGCGCATGTACTGGGCTTGCCCGATGCGCTGTATCACGCTGTGAGCCAGGTCGAACACGGCGTGGGCGTGATGTTCCTCGTCGAGACGCCGGAACGGGCCGTCACGCAGCCGCTGAGTGTGTCGGCCGTGCTGCTCGATAACCTGCAGGATCCGGGCAATGTGGGATCGATTTTGCGCAGCGCGGCCGCTGCCGGCATCACGCAGGTGTACTGCAGCGCCGGCACGGCCTTCTGCTGGTCGCCGAAGGTGCTGCGCGCGGCGATGGGCGCGCACTTCGTGCTCGACATCTTTGAAAACGTCGACCTGGCCGCGCTCGTTGCCAGCGCCACGGTGGCGACCCTGGCCACCAGCGGCTACGCCACGCAGCAGCTGTACGACGTCGACCTGCGCCAGCCCGTCGCCTGGCTGTTCGGCCATGAAGGGCAGGGCGTGGCCGGCGACCTGCTGGCTATGGCGACGCACCAGGTGGTCATTCCCCACCTGGGCCAGATCGAATCGCTGAACGTGGCCGCCTGCGCCGCCGTGTGCTTCTTCGAGCAGCTGCGCCAGGGGCGTACTTGA
- the ppsR gene encoding posphoenolpyruvate synthetase regulatory kinase/phosphorylase PpsR has translation MTQDPRPPLPSAARTVFFVSDGTGITAETFGHSVLTQFDLRFRQIRLPFIDTMDKAYEAARKINEAFVTDGQRPIIFSTLVKNDLSAVIRKSSGMHMDLIQTFVAPLEQELGVMSTHTIGRSHNIVDSEEYKNRIEAINYSLAHDDGQSHKNLSSADVILVGVSRSGKTPTSLYLAMQYGIKAANYPLIPDDFERDKLPSALLEFKNKIFGLSITPERLSEIRNERRAGSKYAAIENCRYEVNEAEKMMKREGIRWLSSTTKSIEEISTTILQEIKPNRREY, from the coding sequence ATGACACAAGATCCACGCCCCCCCCTGCCCTCCGCGGCCCGCACCGTCTTCTTCGTTTCCGACGGCACCGGCATCACCGCCGAGACCTTCGGCCACTCGGTGCTGACGCAGTTCGATCTGCGTTTCCGCCAGATCCGCCTGCCCTTCATCGATACCATGGACAAGGCCTACGAGGCGGCGCGCAAGATCAACGAAGCCTTCGTCACCGATGGCCAGCGCCCGATCATTTTCTCCACCCTGGTGAAGAACGACCTGTCGGCCGTGATCCGCAAGTCCAGCGGCATGCACATGGACCTGATCCAGACCTTTGTCGCCCCGCTGGAGCAGGAACTGGGCGTGATGTCGACCCATACCATCGGGCGCTCGCACAATATCGTCGACAGCGAGGAATACAAGAACCGCATCGAGGCGATCAACTATTCGCTGGCGCACGACGATGGCCAGTCGCACAAGAACCTGTCCTCGGCCGATGTCATTCTGGTGGGTGTTTCGCGCTCTGGCAAGACCCCGACCAGCCTCTACCTGGCCATGCAATACGGTATCAAGGCGGCCAATTATCCGCTGATTCCCGACGATTTCGAGCGCGACAAGCTGCCTTCCGCCCTGCTGGAATTTAAGAATAAAATTTTCGGATTAAGCATTACGCCCGAACGTTTGTCGGAAATACGCAACGAAAGAAGGGCTGGAAGCAAGTATGCGGCCATCGAAAATTGCCGTTACGAGGTCAACGAGGCGGAAAAAATGATGAAACGCGAAGGTATCCGCTGGCTGTCGTCGACCACCAAGTCGATCGAAGAGATCTCCACGACGATCCTGCAAGAGATCAAGCCGAACCGCCGCGAGTATTGA
- the ppsA gene encoding phosphoenolpyruvate synthase, with the protein MTNAVSQQQEDKDAVYVASFEHLRMTDVESVGGKNASLGEMISQLAEAGVRVPGGFATTAQAFRDFLSYSANGGLPLAERIAQRLEGLNIDDVRSLAQAGAEIRQWIVETPFQPRLAAEIDQFYAKLVADSDTEMSFAVRSSATAEDLPDASFAGQQETFLNVVGIDNVLDAMKQVFASLYNDRAISYRVHKGFTHAEVALSAGVQRMVRSDLGAAGVMFTIDTESGFKDVVFVTSSYGLGETVVQGAVNPDEFYVHKPMLEKGKSPVIRRNIGSKLLKMEFTNEAKAGRSVKTVDVPVEMRNRYSLNDSEVVELAKYAVIIENHYGRPMDIEWGKDGRDGKLYILQARPETVKSQQKATDVQERFKLKSTGTVLTSGRAIGQKIGAGPVRVIHDPADMERVQPGDVLVADMTDPNWEPVMKRASAIVTNRGGRTCHAAIIARELGVPAVVGCGNATDVLKDGTFVTVVCSEGDEGKIYDGLLETEVSEVSRGELPKLDTKIMLNVGNPQLAFDFQSVPNAGVGLARLEFIINNNIGVHPRAILEYPNIDADLKKAVESVARGHASPKAFYIDKLAEGIATIAAAFWPKKVIVRLSDFKSNEYKKLIGGSRYEPDEENPMLGFRGAARYLSADFSEAFNMECEAMKRVRNDMGLTNVEIMVPFVRTLGQAEKVIDLLAKNGLKRGENDLRVIMMCEVPSNAILADQFLDHFDGFSIGSNDLTQLTLGLDRDSGMELLAADFDERDPAVKALLALAIKACLARGKYIGICGQGPSDHPDFAVWLMEQGIESMSLNPDSVIDTWQKLAALKA; encoded by the coding sequence ATGACCAACGCAGTATCGCAACAGCAGGAAGACAAGGACGCGGTGTATGTTGCCTCGTTCGAGCATTTGCGCATGACGGATGTCGAATCCGTCGGCGGCAAGAACGCCTCCCTGGGCGAAATGATCAGCCAGCTGGCGGAAGCCGGCGTGCGCGTGCCCGGTGGCTTTGCCACCACGGCGCAGGCATTCCGCGATTTCCTGTCGTATAGCGCCAATGGCGGCTTGCCGCTGGCCGAACGCATCGCCCAGCGCCTCGAAGGGCTGAACATCGATGACGTGCGCTCGCTGGCGCAAGCCGGCGCCGAGATCCGTCAATGGATCGTGGAAACGCCATTCCAGCCACGCCTGGCCGCTGAAATCGACCAGTTCTACGCCAAACTGGTGGCCGATTCCGATACCGAAATGTCGTTTGCCGTGCGCTCCTCGGCCACGGCGGAAGACTTGCCGGACGCTTCTTTTGCTGGTCAGCAAGAAACCTTCCTGAACGTGGTCGGCATCGACAACGTGCTCGACGCCATGAAACAGGTGTTCGCCTCGCTGTACAACGACCGCGCCATCTCGTACCGCGTACACAAAGGCTTTACGCACGCGGAAGTGGCCTTGTCGGCCGGCGTGCAGCGCATGGTGCGTTCCGACCTGGGCGCGGCCGGCGTGATGTTCACCATCGACACGGAATCGGGCTTCAAGGACGTGGTCTTCGTCACCTCCAGCTATGGCCTGGGCGAAACCGTGGTGCAGGGCGCCGTCAATCCCGACGAATTCTATGTGCACAAACCGATGCTGGAAAAAGGCAAGTCGCCTGTGATCCGCCGCAATATCGGCTCGAAGCTGCTGAAGATGGAATTTACGAACGAAGCGAAAGCTGGCCGTTCCGTGAAAACCGTCGACGTGCCCGTCGAAATGCGCAACCGCTACTCGCTGAACGACAGCGAAGTGGTGGAGCTGGCAAAGTACGCCGTCATCATCGAAAACCACTACGGCCGTCCGATGGACATCGAGTGGGGCAAGGATGGCCGCGACGGCAAGCTGTACATCCTGCAAGCGCGTCCTGAAACCGTCAAGTCGCAGCAAAAGGCGACCGACGTGCAGGAGCGCTTCAAGCTGAAAAGCACGGGCACCGTGCTGACGTCCGGCCGCGCCATCGGCCAGAAGATCGGCGCCGGCCCCGTGCGCGTGATTCACGACCCGGCCGACATGGAACGCGTGCAGCCCGGCGACGTGCTCGTTGCCGACATGACGGACCCGAACTGGGAGCCGGTCATGAAGCGTGCATCGGCCATCGTCACCAACCGTGGCGGCCGTACTTGCCACGCGGCAATTATTGCTCGTGAACTCGGCGTTCCTGCCGTCGTCGGCTGCGGTAACGCCACCGACGTGCTGAAAGACGGCACCTTCGTCACCGTGGTGTGCTCCGAAGGCGACGAAGGCAAGATCTACGATGGCTTGCTGGAAACGGAAGTGTCGGAAGTGTCGCGCGGCGAATTGCCGAAGCTTGACACCAAGATCATGCTCAACGTGGGCAATCCGCAGCTGGCGTTCGACTTCCAGTCCGTGCCGAATGCCGGCGTGGGCCTGGCGCGCCTGGAATTCATCATCAATAACAATATTGGTGTGCATCCGCGCGCGATCCTGGAATACCCGAACATCGATGCCGACCTGAAAAAGGCCGTGGAATCGGTGGCGCGTGGCCACGCTTCGCCAAAAGCGTTCTACATCGACAAGCTGGCCGAAGGCATCGCCACCATCGCTGCCGCGTTCTGGCCGAAAAAAGTCATCGTGCGCCTGTCCGACTTCAAGTCGAACGAGTACAAGAAGCTGATCGGCGGTTCGCGCTACGAGCCGGACGAGGAAAACCCGATGCTGGGCTTCCGCGGCGCGGCGCGCTACCTGTCGGCCGACTTCTCCGAAGCGTTCAACATGGAATGCGAAGCGATGAAGCGCGTGCGCAACGACATGGGCCTGACGAACGTGGAAATCATGGTGCCATTCGTGCGCACCCTGGGCCAGGCCGAGAAAGTCATCGACCTGCTGGCGAAAAATGGCCTGAAGCGCGGCGAGAACGACCTGCGCGTCATCATGATGTGCGAAGTGCCGTCGAACGCCATCCTGGCCGACCAGTTCCTCGACCATTTTGACGGCTTCTCGATCGGTTCGAACGACCTGACCCAGCTGACCCTGGGCCTGGATCGCGATTCCGGCATGGAATTGCTGGCCGCCGACTTCGACGAACGCGATCCTGCCGTGAAAGCCCTGCTGGCGCTGGCCATCAAGGCTTGCCTGGCGCGCGGCAAATACATCGGCATCTGTGGCCAGGGTCCTTCCGACCACCCGGACTTCGCCGTCTGGCTGATGGAACAGGGCATCGAATCGATGTCCCTGAATCCCGACTCGGTGATCGACACCTGGCAAAAGCTCGCTGCGCTGAAAGCGTAA